One Lycium barbarum isolate Lr01 chromosome 5, ASM1917538v2, whole genome shotgun sequence genomic window carries:
- the LOC132640755 gene encoding uncharacterized protein LOC132640755 — MEKKKHKKKPLPSLGPKKVNNTKRKKKKKEKVKQSSVKSTENAKAKSKSKSKVVKDKELNDVVRFPTAAQQLKYFHEAYESANRVQLSSLELESFTETCMLELNPEQAQSNSALADHMKVAFGSSWKEILCEKELDGKIDPGQPALLVISLSALRSLDLLRELRPLTSECRAAKLFSKHMKIEEQASSLKNRVNIASGTPSRIKKLIDMEALGLSRLAVIVLDMKTDAKGYSLLTLAQVRDEFWFLYKNYFHQRIMEGALQICLYDEIPANIKRKKSDKDE, encoded by the exons ATGGAGAAGAAGAAGCACAAGAAGAAACCATTGCCATCTTTAGGACCCAAAAAAGTAAACAACacaaagaggaagaagaagaagaaggaaaaagtGAAGCAAAGCAGTGTCAAATCTACTGAAAATGCCAAAGCCAAAAGCAAAAGCAAAAGCAAAGTAGTAAAAGATAAGGAGTTAAACGATGTCGTTCGTTTCCCCACAGCAGCACAACAGTTGAAGTATTTCCATGAAGCGTATGAATCCGCCAATAGGGTTCAGCTTTCTTCCCTCGAGCTCGAATCCTTTACAG AGACATGCATGCTTGAGCTAAATCCTGAACAAGCTCAAAGTAATAGTGCATTGGCTGACCATATGAAGGTTGCTTTTGGATCATCATGGAAAGAAATTCTGTGTGAAAAAGAGCTTGATGGGAAAATTGATCCAGGGCAACCTGCACTTCTGGTTATTAGCTTATCCGCCTTGCGTTCGTTGGACCTTCTCAG AGAATTGCGGCCTTTGACAAGTGAATGCCGTGCTGCAAAGCTTTTCTCAAAGCATATGAAGATTGAGGAGCAG GCTTCTTCTCTCAAGAATCGCGTTAATATTGCAAGTGGGACACCAAGCAG GATTAAGAAGTTGATAGACATGGAGGCCCTTGGCCTATCTCGATTAGCTGTGATTGTGCTGGATATGAAAACTGACGCAAAGGGCTATTCGCTGTTGACACTGGCTCAAGTCAG AGATGAGTTCTGGTTCTTGTATAAGAACTACTTTCACCAGCGGATAATGGAAGGTGCATTGcaaatatgcctttatgacgaaaTACCAGCTAATATTAAGAGAAAGAAGAGTGATAAAGATGAGTAG
- the LOC132642403 gene encoding lysine histidine transporter-like 8, with product MSCLQNFTYNILERIETVIFPSECRSWGIISLTIAYFWQLYTLWILVQLHEAVPGKRYNRYVELAQAAFGERLGVWLALFPTVCLSAGTATTLILVGGETMKMFFQIVCGPLCSSNPSSLISLMSSVADIVL from the exons ATGTCTTGCTTACAAAATTTTACCTATAATATTCTTGAGAGAATCGAAACAGTAATATTTCCTTCTGAATGCAGGAGctggggaataatttccttaactATAGCTTATTTCTGGCAACTCTATACTTTATGGATCCTTGTTCAGCTGCATGAAGCAGTTCCCGGGAAGAGATACAATAGATATGTGGAACTTGCACAAGCAGCTTTTG GTGAAAGACTTGGGGTTTGGCTTGCTCTCTTCCCTACTGTTTGCCTATCTGCAGGGACTGCGACAACTTTGATTCTCGTAGGAGGTGAAACCATGAAGATGTTCTTTCAAATTGTTTGTGGTCCGCTCTGTTCAtcgaatccttcaagtcttatcaGTCTAATGAGTTCTGTTGCAGACATTGTTTTATAG